In the genome of Coturnix japonica isolate 7356 chromosome 19, Coturnix japonica 2.1, whole genome shotgun sequence, one region contains:
- the MRPS23 gene encoding 28S ribosomal protein S23, mitochondrial, whose amino-acid sequence MAGSRMHKSGSVFSRTRDLLRIGVIQKPLWFDVYAAFPPLREPLYREPRPRHGKATGGVSAILYREDQVRAKFYKIYGSGPKPFDLSQPNYKSTCQRFVEKYNELKEEGKIEEENLFEETGKALLASGITLQRRGTDKVAQQDHQDAEARGSAIRLQLQTVLEELQEKKESQEEQTPEVRETQNENPSS is encoded by the exons GGCGGGGAGCCGCATGCACAAGAGCGGGAGCGTGTTCAGCCG GACCCGCGATCTGCTGCGCATCGGCGTCATCCAGAAGCCGCTGTGGTTCGACGTGTACGCCGCCTTCCCCCCGCTCCGCGAGCCGCTCTACCGCGAGCCACGGCCGCGCCACGGCAAAGCGACGGGCGGCGTGTCGGCCATCTTGTACCGCGAGGACCAAGTGCGAGC GAAGTTTTATAAAATTTATGGCAGTGGTCCCAAACCTTTTGATCTGTCACAACCCAACTACAAATCTACTTGTCAAAG GTTTGTTGAGAAATACAATGAAttgaaagaagaaggaaaaattgaaGAGGAAAATCTGTTTGAAGAAACGGGAAAAGCCCTTTTAGCCAGTGGGATAACTCTGCAGAGAAGAGGAACAGATAAA GTAGCACAACAGGATCATCAGGATGCAGAAGCCAGGGGTTCTGCTATACGTCTGCAACTTCAGACCGTGTTGGAAGAGTTgcaggagaagaaggaaagtcAGGAGGAGCAGACGCCAGAAGtgagagaaacacagaatgaaaatcCTTCATCCTAA